The following coding sequences lie in one Myxococcaceae bacterium JPH2 genomic window:
- a CDS encoding chaperonin — MAKAQQGGQVIRRKARQVKLGTARAMTGAGRRARRVQVTLGDLIAAAFDTVGDEARKVAQVVSSRDMTVATGKHIVFVG, encoded by the coding sequence ATGGCGAAGGCTCAGCAGGGTGGTCAGGTCATTCGTCGGAAGGCCCGGCAGGTGAAGCTGGGGACGGCGCGGGCGATGACAGGGGCGGGGCGGCGAGCGCGGCGGGTGCAGGTGACGTTGGGGGACCTCATCGCGGCGGCCTTCGACACCGTTGGCGACGAGGCGCGCAAGGTGGCGCAGGTGGTGTCGTCCCGTGACATGACCGTCGCCACCGGCAAGCACATCGTGTTCGTGGGGTGA